Below is a window of Lepisosteus oculatus isolate fLepOcu1 chromosome 8, fLepOcu1.hap2, whole genome shotgun sequence DNA.
TGAACAAGCCTTAAACATGTTAAGTTAACACTGTCCAGTTATGGCTCTACATAGGAAGACAAATTACATTTATCAagatttacattacatttatctTAATCTGTTGAATGTGTTATCAAtgcctttgttttatttaaggGAAACTGAAGCCGTTTGGAGTGATTCAGGAAAATGCACCCCTCTTAAACAAGTCCCAGAATTCACACCAGAACAATTACAAACAACACCCAGTGCAGACAAGGTGAGCTGAATGTTGTAGCCATTTCTACAAAAACAGaatgatttttctttcatgATCTAATAAGATTTAAAACTGCTGCTTCTTGAAAATCACTGCTGATGTTACTTATCTGATGTATGCGAGTGTTAGATTGTACAAATGGCTTGTCTGGAATGATCTATGACAGGATTTCAATCTCATTTTCTGTGGCAGCCAGgttaaatttaatataattcAAGTCAGATATACAAACAATAAATTATTGAAATACATGGCACAACTGTCACATAGTCTTAATTggcagtgttttttttgggCTTTATAACCGTTTCCCTTTAAATCACAGATCGAAGTCATTGTGTCCTCATTAGATGTTACTCTAGAAAACCGTACCAATTATCATTTGGATTAcccttttaaccatttttattgAAGCTTCTGATAATCACAGCAGTGATATTttgcatttcatgtttttttttatattacagtGTTAAACAAAATCTATGATAACAGTAAATAGGAACACTGCAgttgaatagaattatatcacaGGGAGTTTGTTTGTGAGACTGATACAGTAACTTCACAAAGAGATCCTGCTTTGTGATCAAAGAGGAAAGATGTAAATCCTGGCCAAATACTCTTAATTGTGTCTGCTACATGGGCCCTAGGGGACAGACCCAGCGCGGTATAGCAAGTTATGACCTTCTCCgatgtagcattccagtttacaTTGTAAAGCCTCAGTATGATGCTAATGGAACCTGTAATGTGTCTTGATTTCTTTCAGGGAAGAGAGGCGTACGCTCCACACAAAAGACAGGAAgcagaaaaaagacaaactgcTTGGAACCCGAAGAGGCTTAGTACTGAATTGAGCCTTTAAATCATCCAAGCATTTCTCCATGTTCTGTAAATACTACTCATCTTTTTTTTGTACCCGTCTTCACTGCTTGATGTTATTTGACCTtaaagtaatgttttatttggtGTCGAGCTGGTGTCAATAATGCTTTTAAGTAGGCTTTATGCAAAGCGCTAATTTAAGAAATCCAATACTGTCAAAGCCTTTTCAAAATGCTTGTAAAATGGTAATTCAGTAGTCTACgttgtaaataaaatacattaaggtGTTGTTTATAAAAGCAAGGGTCAAAATATCATGCCCAAAACTATACACAATACATAACTCATTTGTTTTTACATAACTAAGAGCAGTTTGTTTTAATGCTTCTatggttaaaaataattttaatgatcGTTTAGTTTCACAGTGGgccacattttatgtatttaatgtCTCTGAGATagaacactgcttccaacattAACTCTGGGAAGTCTAGTGAGGAGATAAAGAAAAGATtgtgaacttttttttatacCTCTGGGAAAGCAAGAAAAATTAGAACAGACCACTCTTGTACATTATTCTTTAATACAGATCTGGTATTGCCCCTTACACTTCAGGATTCCTCTTGTATTTCTCATAAGCAAACTCCTCGGCGTGTGCACGGTCATTACACACAGCTATGAAGTCTATCTCCAGTTGAAATGGTCCATCTGTCTTGTCACCCAGTGTGAACCCTATTGTGTTGATCTGAAAAAGAGTTACAGCTGATAAGCCTTACAGGAGAAAAGAGCTTGTGTAGCTAGTGGGATTCCAATTAACTGGAAAAGCAAATCCTGCAAGCCAGGAGGTCAAGACTGCAAAGGATTATTTTAGAATCCTGATGGAATGGTGGCTGTTTCCCTTGTGAGATGCTTACGTTGTTCCATGGCTGTAGCAGTTTTCTTTGCCTTTCTGAGACTATAGATTTATTTGAAGGACAtaaccaaaacagaaagagctcAGCTTTTAATATTTGTAGTGGATCAAAGGGTGAGAACTTACAGATGACCAGAAATGCAAAACAGCTGTCAATACTTGTATACATCAACAAatctttttctttgacaaagtATACAATCTCCCACAGGAAAGCACTTTTTAGAATCTCCACTCGGCTCTGTTATAAAATGTCAGGGTAACCAGTATTTCACTAAACATTTATCAGGAAACAGATCCAAGTGGATTGCTTAGAAGGTGGAATAATAGATGTGCCAAAAATTCTAGTTTCACTGATGCAGTCAAAACACAGTTTACAATTTCACTGACACAGTGACATTCTCACCTTATCTAACCACAGTGGGTGCTGATTGTCTTGTATTCTTCCCCGGCTCGAGagaaaaaactttgaaaatggaATCTGGAAAGGAAACCAGTTCATTAAACTTGTAGAAAGGACTGAATGTACATAATGATTTTTATTCCCTTAAGAAAGTCTTGATCCCAGTTCTGTACCTATAGTTATGGTCCAATTAAACCAATAATGAGTCTGATTTAGGTTAAGAGCCCAGCTAGAGTGAAACATACTAGTACTAGAGCACCAGGATTAAGGACCCCTACCTTAAGGCTTTGTGCAAGTCACAAGCTAATGAAGTATATATGAAAAgagtgaattaatttttaaaaagcttgacTGAACAAATCCAGGTATAGAATTTAACTCCTCCACTAACAAATGGAAATGAGACCAAATGATTGTAATCCTCTGAGATGTGTGCGTCTTACCTTGACATCCTGCCAGAAGGGTCCGCCGCGTGTGAACAGGAAGTAGTTGTACATGTCATCTCTCTGGTGGGAGAAGTAGGTCTCGGTAGCAATGTTAATCATCCACGGCCGCCCGTCTCCGCGGATGCGCAGGTGCAGAGTATTAAAACTGGACCAGTCGTGGTGCTTCTTCCGATCAAAGGCATTCTACAGGGAAATATTTTTACCAGCATTACTAGGCAAACATTGCAATCCTGTCTCTTGCCAACGTGTCATTTAGGAAATTAACTTGGGCCTGTCTTGGGGGAACTCTATCTACCTCTcttgaataattaaaatctcatttttaatatattccaATAGCCTAGTCTGCCATATTTGCAGTTCAGAATATAGTGTAAATACCATGAAAACACTACTTAAGAAGTAGAGGAACTGATAGTAATTAAGATCATAATACGGAGTCTATGGCCAGTGCTAATGGCATTAAATGCCAAGGACTGTAGTGCCCTGAGAAGTCTAGAGAGGAGATAATACAAATACCTTTGTATTTTAACTGATAACTATTACCAACTCCCAAATCAATCAAAACATTGATGTAAATTCCCATAACGGCAGTGTGGCCAGACATTGCCCTTGACTACCAGACTGCTTGTGTGTACTGACCAGTGGCTGTCTGGAGCGCAGAGTGCAGTAGCCGCTGTACCGTGTCTCCCCATCTCTGGGAGGCGCTGTATACAGAGTGCCATACAGCAGGCAGGTTTGGTTGTTTCTCCCCAGCTTCAGGTATGCTTCACTCTTCCCTCCGATCTCCTGGTCCGAGGACACTACCCACTGTTCCAGGCTCTCTGGACCCCTGAATTCCCATAACAACTTTGTCTGTTCCAGCATATGCTCCCTGAGGCTCCTCCCCTCCGGCCCCACCCAGCGCTCCACCATCTCCTGCTTCAGCAGCCCAAAATGCTTCTTCACGCCCTCCACCCCCTTGGGGAAGCTAAAGCGGATCTTCTTCCAAGGCGGCGTGTTGTCCTGAGGCTGGCCTGGTCTCCGATAGCTCTGTGCAGCCCCTCGCGTAGACACTACGCCCCAACACGGGGGCGTGAGCCTGGAGCCCAGGCGACACGCACCGAGCCGGGTCGATGTGGACAGAGCCATCGTCCGTCAAGCGAGTCCGTCTACACTGTTGCAGCCGGCTTCCCTGCAGCACGGGCTGCAGCTCTACATGTGCTGAAACACCGATctaaagaggggaaaaaatgaaaaatgctcCGGCATCCCTAATCCCTGATGTCCTGCACACCACTGCAAGGGCCTTATGATTCTACCGGAGAGCATGATGAAGCCTAACGTACTAGTAGCAGCACGGAAGCAGGAGAAGTGATGAGTGCAGTCTTACTATGTTCTCCAGTGCACGAATAATTCGACTGTTGGCTTTCTCTATACttttagagaaaaataaatggcgataaaatatatatttttttaaaaaaatagggaaTTCTATTACTTATGTTATTGTACTGCATTCGagaagatgaaaaaaaagagTCTGAACAAATGTCATAATGTGCATGTCTGCTACCATTATTTCTACATATTAGTTTCAGGTTTTACTACATCAATGTAACAGCAAATGCACCTTTTGGCCTCGGAAAGCAGACTTGAATTGAAATGAATCGGCGCACGTCCAAAAAGTTTTAAGATGTGGCTCATCCCCGTTTACCTGCACTAGAGTGTGGAGAATAGAGCTGGAACTATGTATACTTCACAATCCGACGTTTACAATTAATAAGGATTTGTCCAAAGTCTAATTTATGTCTATGTGAAGTAAGTTtctggagtgtccaaaaaagcgatatataagtataagcaattattattaagtgaTCTTTCCTGAATAAAACTGGCGTCTTTTAACTGAAATGATCCCCTTAAACTTCGTTCTGTATGCACGTTACGCAAATTGTCTTGTAAATTAACCTAAAACCTTCAGgtaaagatgaaaaaatataGATACCAAAAATAAACAGCCCTCTTTCCATATACTTACACTATGAAAAATATGCTACCTTGATAAACGTGCCTCCACTATACTTGCAGCTTGTTTTTCAAGTACAGTCCGTCGCGACAACTCGTCCCCCGGTAACATTTTGCAAGCACATTGAGTTCCTAAGCCTATAACTACTGTTACGAACTACTACTAGTGAATCTGAGATTACATCTATATATTGACTAATAATTGCACTCCTTAATAAGTGGTCAAATGTAACAACATGCGATAGGCTCCAGTCATATCCAGTATCACAGTGTCACTTCtataaaaacaatttcatttaaattaaaaagtaacacCGTATTATTACATATCTACTGTACTAACTAAAATACGTATTTAAAGAGGTATCAAGAATTCACATGAGTCAGTCAATCAACAAGTAATATTCTTTAACATCTGCTTTAGAAAGTATTATTTTATAACATTCCTACCTGGAAAGACCTTCTCAGTCTGTCCTACTGATCACGATCGCGTATCACACGTCACGGGTGACGTCTTACGACAGGTCCCAGCGAATGAAGCGTGAGATCGCAGGCGCCCGCATGCGCAGTGGAGCTCCAGCGCCTTTGTGTGCTGCAGAGGGGGCGCCTCTCGGCTCGTCTTTATCCCGACGCAGCGCCAGGCAGCTCCGGCCTCACAGCAATCATGGTGAACGTGAAGAAGCGGAAAGGACGGGTCGTGATTGACTCCGACTCCGAAGACAGCGCTAGTGACGATAACCTGGATCAAGTAAGAACCTCTTTGTCCTCTGCTCTGCGCCTTTTGGGTTCGATCAGTTCTGGAGACAGAAACCCATCGCGCCACAGGCCCTCTTGCATCCTCGGATTCAGCTGGGTCTGTGCAACCGAGTCTAGTGTGCACGAAGTCGCCAAGACTTCTTGGTGTTACCCTAGCGCAGACAcctagttttaaaataaaagaccaAAAGCATGGGCCATCACGGCCGGAATCCGTGTGAAATGCTCTTTTATTATTGGCAGAATTAATTTCGGACGGGATGCGCACGAAATTAACGAAAACAGTAGTAAGAGGTTTGATCTGTAGAAAGCGTGAGTGTCGCAGTGTAAATATGGACACCGAAAGCCATGGATATGGAGACATTCAGCTTGCAAAAAGCTCAGGTTTGCGTGTGCTGGAATTAGTGTTTATGACGGCGCTGAAAGTAGCTTGTATAGGAAGCGGAACCAGGTCAGTAATAGGAATTTGTTGGCAGTAGAGGAATGAAGATTGTTTCGCACCTTCAAGCCGAGATTCTGAGCTCGGATTGACGGTCATGGGGTTGCTGCCGGCTTGCTTGGTCCAAAGACGGGCAGTTTTGGTTAGttgctctgttaaaaaaaaacccgtgcATGCGGATTTTCACTTGGGTGTTTACTGTGCTGAAAACAACCGGTCCAAATAAAGCATTTGGCGGGCTGTTGGAACAGTTAGCGGAGGCTCGGAATAACTGCTTTTCGGTGTTAGGCTGCCTTGTAGCGTGCTGGGacagcagcaatgctaagcatCAGTTTGTTGGGCGTTCTGATGTAGTGCAACATGCATTGAGGGCTTTTCATCTGCAGCCAATCAAATGATGTGATAAACCCGAGTTTCTAACATTTGATGCATTTATTACGAGCTCGGAGTGCCTTAAGACAGCAGTGCACGAACCCGGGCAAGCAGCAGCGGTAGGCGCCAGGTGTGCAGGTCACTGTACAGGAGGCAAGTTCACAGCGCTTGCCCGCTGCTGCTCCAACTTTCGCTTCGCCTGCTGCGAGCTTCTGTAGTCTTGATGTTCCGGGCGTGAGAGGATgcgggaagttttttttttaattccccaGTGTTTTGGCATGAGAAATCAGTGGTGCTGAATTTCTTAAGGGAAGCAAGAACGCTAGTGCATAGCGatgcatgtttttttgtgaaacGTAAATCGTGAAAAAGTTTACTgccttttttttgtaattgttcAACCTGTACAACTGCACGCTGGTTTTCCTCTTTGCTTTTAATACTCGTTGTAAGTTAGTCATCATTGCACTGTGTTACAAGGAACACATTCTGCGCTACTTTGAATTCTGATTTATGTCGTACTGTCCTTTGCCACTTCTGAACGTTGTGAGCATCACCTTGAAAAAAATGGGCCTATAATGGGAAAGCAGAAAGCTCGCTGAATTCAGGGGCTGTTACTTTTTTAATCGCATAAAGCTGGAAAAAGTCTGTGGGTATCTGTGGTTAAATTAACGTAATTTTCGATTGCAAGCCTCTGCCTTATATTCAGCAAACAGCAAAGAACTGGTTGGtaaattaatctttaaaatGTACCCATGTCTGAACATTTCTTTCAGGCAGGCTacagtctgtttttcttttaaaaaaagtttacctTCCCAGAAGTGTTTCCTTCTATCTTCATGTATTTGGTGGTAGTTCATGTTAATGCAGATAAGACATTTGGTATTGTAGTGTACCTTGTAGATGTAACCACCTGCTCAAAATCAACAGTTCTCCTTGTATTGAAACGGAATTCGTTTTTGCTTATGTCTGTGGTGCCCGGTTTTACCTTAAAAGAGCAGATTTTTTGTGTGCTTCTTTTTAGTGTAGagttgtgtgtgtatatatatataagaggATTTGCTTTAGAATTTGTCCATAGTATTACGGTAGTACGGAGGTGAAAATAAATTCTGGAAACAGTAGTAGAAACAAGcatctaaaatctaaaacacCCACCCCCCCGCAGCAGGAGAGGCACTCCTTACTCATGGGCACAGCAGGGACTTCGAACCCTGGACACAAGTTCAGAGTCAGATCTCTGCTCTGCATCACATAGTAACTGAATAGAACTCAACACAATTGTTCTGGGATTTATGAATGGTGCCTCTGTAAACTTTATGGATGGTAGttaactattattattgttatcaaCAGTGAGTGGGAGTTCATCTTTAACTTACCACAAGATTGTCAGGAACTCAGGCAGGGTGGCGATGGCCCCGTTCTTTACAGCTGACCCCTGTGGGGATACCAGTTTGCTCTGACAGGGACTTCCTGCCAGATATATTTCCATCTGGCTTAGCATGCATCACAGAGCCACAAGCAGCAGAGGGACATCTTGGGCAGAAGAGTCTAGCAGGTAAGCCTTTGGCCTCATAACTGTCAggctgtgggttcgagtccctattgcagacactgctgttgtagctTGAGTGAGGTACTATACCCAAGTTGCCCTAGTCCACACAGCTGTATCTGTGGGGGGGGGATCTACATTGCTGAGGGTGGTGAACTGCTGTCCTGATGCAGAACCCAGGATGGGCTGTGGCCCGACGAGCTGGTGGCTCTGGAATGGACTGAAATCATGCCAAACACAAGAAGAATGCTCTGTTGATTCAACAGCTCGTATGTAGTTTAACATACAATGCTGTAAAAAATTGCTTTGGCTCGTATCTCACGTAAGGAATGGGCTAGCACCACTGTTAAGCTAGTGGAAGAACTGGAAAGTTTAGTGTGAGCAGTCATGACATGTTCAGAAAGTACGTAAAG
It encodes the following:
- the ndufaf1 gene encoding complex I intermediate-associated protein 30, mitochondrial, with the protein product MALSTSTRLGACRLGSRLTPPCWGVVSTRGAAQSYRRPGQPQDNTPPWKKIRFSFPKGVEGVKKHFGLLKQEMVERWVGPEGRSLREHMLEQTKLLWEFRGPESLEQWVVSSDQEIGGKSEAYLKLGRNNQTCLLYGTLYTAPPRDGETRYSGYCTLRSRQPLNAFDRKKHHDWSSFNTLHLRIRGDGRPWMINIATETYFSHQRDDMYNYFLFTRGGPFWQDVKIPFSKFFLSSRGRIQDNQHPLWLDKINTIGFTLGDKTDGPFQLEIDFIAVCNDRAHAEEFAYEKYKRNPEV